TTTACTCTGGAAGGTGTCGTCGAGGTCTTGAATGCCGGCGAATTCGAATTGCCGCTGTTATCGGGCGCTGCGGCCTTTTCTGCGGTTCCTGAAATTCCAGGTGCTGCTATTGAATATCGTCGGGGAAGCTACCGGTCACGCTTTGAGCGACCGGGACGCTTTCCGGTTTCCCTTCGTTTTGACGCACGGGTGGAAACCCATGCGGGTCGAAGCTCGGTTGCATTCCAGTTGATGGATAGTGCGCTCCAGCCGGTGCGTTTGTCCGGCTTGCCGGTGGCTGCGGATCGCGTGCTGCTGAACGGCGTGAAGATGGAAACGGGAGCGGACGGCCTTGCCGGCAGTTTGTCGGGGGATGGACGGTTTGCCCTGATTTGGACGGATCCTTCGTGGAAGAGCCCGGAGCCGGAGGATGCCGCGCTGTTCTATGCGGCGGAGAGTGTCGCACAGGTGGAGGTCGGACCCGGATTGATCCGTCAACAGGCGGACTATACGATTCACCTGATGCAGGGAGCCATGCGCCGTTTGGTCTTCGATTTGGAAGGAAATGGCGAGATCACGCAGGTCGAGGGCGATTCCATCTTGAGGTGGGAGGTGTTGGATGCCGGGGAGGGGAAGCAGCTGGCACTCGAATTGAACAAGGCCTATTCGGAGGATTTTGAACTAAAAGTGCGTTCGCAATATGCGATGCAGGCCTTCCCTTCGAAGGCCCAACCCTTGCGTGTGCTTCCCGTTGGAGCGATCCGTTATGCCGGCTTTATTCGCCTTTCGAATCAGGGTGCCGTCGCGTTCGATGTCCCCGAGTCTTTCGGTTTCGCGCAGATTTCTCCGGAGTTCTTTCCTGCGGTCGAAACCGCGGTGGATGCGGGTACGCAGGTACTGGCCTACCGGTTTTCGGATGTGCATTACAGTTATACGCTGCAGGCGGATAACATCCTTCCTGAAATCTCCGTTTCCCAGTTGTTGATCTACGATCTTGGCTTTGAAGACCGGAGCTTGCAGGCAGAGATGGAATTGACCATCCGCAAGGCCCCTTTGCGCGATTTCTACATCCGGATTCCTGAGGCTTATGCGTTGTCGAAACTTTCGGCGCCTTCGCTTGCAGACTATTTTCTCCAGGAAGACGCTCTCGGGCAGCAGCTCCGTATCGTATTTGCCCAGCCGCTTTCCGGTCGGCAAGTGATCCGCTTGTCTTTGGAAGATAACAGTGTACTCGAAGGGGAAGACTGGACGTTGCCGGTTTTTCAGCCGATGGATGCCAAAAGCATTCGTGGGCATATCGGTGTCGTGGCTGAACCCGGATTGCGGGTCAATGTCAGCTCGATTGACGGCTTGGTCGAGCAAGCCGTGAACTTCTTTCCCAAGTCGGTTAGCGGTTTGCAACTTGCCTTGCGTATGCGCGATCCAGCTTGGTCGGCTGTACTTGAAATTGAAAAATTGCCACAGGCGATCCAGGCGGATGTGCTGCATCTCTATACTGTGGGGGAAGGCCGGATCTATGGGAGTTCGGTCATCAACTTTCTGATCTCGGGGGCTCCAGTATCAGAGTTGCGGATACAAATTCCGGAGGGCATGGAGAATCTTGACTTTATGGGGCGTGACGTCCGGGGCTGGTCGGATCTTGGTGCTGGGGTTTACGAGGTTCGCTTGCATGCGCCGGCTGCCGGTGCTTACACCTTGCTTTGCAGTTACGAGTCAAAATTCGAATCGCAGGGCCAGACCGTCCGTTTTAGTGGAGCGACTCCCCTGCGGGTGGATTCGGAACAGGGTTTCGTGGTTGTGATCAGCAATTTCCCGTTTTCCATCGGGGCCGTGGAAGTGAGTCCGGATCTGATCCGTTTGGAGCCGAATGAGATTCCGGCGGAATTTCGCTTGTTGTATGACGCTCAAGTGTTGGCGGCCTTCCAATACACACACCGTCCCCTCGAGATCGGCATGGAACTGAAATCCTTTTCCCAGGCTAACGCGAAGGATCAGATTATCGATTTTGCCGAGCTGAAGTCGCATGTCTCTCGCGACGGCGAAATCCTGACCTCGGTCGAGTTGATGTTGAAGAGTAAGGGGCAGACGCATTTCCGGATGCAGTTGCCGCCGGAGCACCGGATCTGGTCGGCCAAAGTTGCCGGCAGGAAGGTCAACCCTGTGACGGTTGAAGGTGGTATCCTACTTCCGCTGCCGGCAGGGCATGAGCCGAACAGTGCCTTGCGTGTTCAGCTCGAGTTGGCTGCCGAATCCAAGGATGCCAGCAATCCGGTTGTCTATGCGCCCGCCATGTATGCGCCTTCACTGATCGTCAACTGGGAGCTGACTTCCGATCCCGGATTTGGACTGGGTTACCTTGGGGGTGATATCAGTTCCGGGCAACTGCGTTCGGGGTCCAAAGGGTTTGATTGGTTGCGCATTGTCTTGGAGGGCGTTCGGCCGCCGATGCGCGGGATCTTCGTTGTTATGATCTGTGCGGGAATCCTGGGGCTGTTGCTGGCAAAGCTGCTGGTGCGCAAATATGGCGATTTCAAGCCGATCACGAAAGTGTGTGGTTTCGGGCTCGTCCTCGCCTGTTTGGGCGTCTTGATCCTTTGCGGGATCATTCTGGGGGAGTTCTCCATAGTGCCTTCAGACTTGCAGGATCGCATCCTCTTGAAAGCGCCGATCGAGTTGTCCACCCAGCCGCTGAGTTTACATCTGGTCAACCGTGCCTACGAGGACATGGGGGGCGGTGTGGTCTCCGTCCTTCCGCTGCTTCTTGGAGTCGGTCTGTGCGTAACCGCGCTGGTTCGCCATTCGCAGCGACAGCTGTTTTGGGCCGGTGGTTGGTTTTGCCTGTTTTTGGGCGCTTTGAACACGAGTGGTGGCGCCTCGTTCTTCCTCGTTGTCCTGATTCTGTTCTTTTGCGTTCATGTGGGGGCAAGCTTTAAGACGGTGGTTTTAAGTCGGGGCGTCACCGCCTGCCTTGTGATCGTCTTCCTGCTCGGGCTGGCTTTGCCGACGCAGGAAACCGAGGCAAAAAGCAGGACCGCCCAAGCGGAAGCAACTACCGTGGCCGGTCAAATTGCCGAGCAGATCATTGTTGAGAATGATGTGGCTCGGGTGGATGCCGCATTGGTCTGGTCGGCGGAGGCTGGGGATGTTTATACCTTCCTGCGGGCGCCGGCGACCTTGGTCGAGACGGCGCCCGTACCGGAAGGCTTGCGTCTGCTACAGTTTCGTGAGCAGGGCGCTTTGGTTTACCAACTTCTGGCCATCGCGCCGGGACGCTACAACTTTGCCTTCAAGTACAGTGCTCCTGTGGCAGATCGCGCATCGGCCCAGCGCTCCTTAACCCTGCCGGTTGGATTGGCCCTCAGCCATCAGGCCCAGGTGACCGTGCCTATGGCCAATGTGCAGATGGAATCGTCTCAAGCAGTTTCAATTCTGTCATCCGCGGCAAAGGATGCGAAGACTTCGGTGTTCGAAGTGGTTTTCATGCCTGCTCAAGAGACGGGCTTGACGTGGTCCCCCGAGCGGCGCGATGCGAGCAAGGAAACCGCAGTGTATTATGTTGAAAGCTATGATGTCTTCACACCGCTGGTCGGTTTGGTGAGTGGGCATCATGTGATTCATGTGAAACTCTCCCAAGGGCAGCTCGACACCCTGCAGCTCGACATTCCCGAAGGGATGACGATTACCTCGGTGGAGGCGGAACACTTGGCGAATTGGCAGTTCGACCCCGAGGCGCATCATCTACTGCTCTACTTCGAACCGGTGCAACAAGCTCAGTTCAGCTTGAGTCTGTTTTCGCAATACGCCTCTGCGAGTCTGCCCTATCGCGTCACGGTGCGGCCTCCGCTTGTTGCCGGTGCGGCCAACCAGTTGAGCTTGGTTGCCCTGGCCACCGATGAGGACGTACAGCTGGGCTTGGTTTCGGCGGTTGGGTCGACCACGATTAATCTGGAGGACTTCCCTTCGGAGCCGGTGCAGGCCTTGACTCATCTTGGACGCGTGCCGCAATTGCGCCGGGCTTACCGCTGGGATGCCGAGACCGGTTCTTTGAGTCTTGAAGCCCTCGCGGTGCAACCGGATATCCGTTCAACGGTCAAACAGACGATCTCTTTGGGGGAGGATCGTGTGCTCATCGCCCTTGAACTGGAGGCGGAGATCAACCGTGCCGGTGTCTTTAAGTTGAGCCTTCCGATTCCCGAGGATTATGATGTTGAGGCGGTTTCGGGAAAGCAGCTTAGCCACTGGAACGAATTTGTCGATTCGGACGGGGTGCGTTCGCTTCAACTGCACCTTAGGGGGAAGACGACGGGAGCCACCAGTCTCAATCTCAGTCTTTCCGGTCCGGGACTCGCCGGGCGGACGACTTATGTGCCGCCGCTGCTGCAGCTTTCCGAAACCGACCGTCAGAATGGCAATCTCATCCTTGTTCCTGAACTTGGCTATCGCCTGCAATCCACTGAGCGAAGTGCGGCCGTGCAGTTGGATCCCTCTCAGGCTGGAATGCAGCGAAAGGATGTATTGCTATACCGGATACTAAATCAGGATGCCAAACTGGCATTCTCCGTCGAGAAGGTCGATCCGTGGATCGAAGTGACCCGGGTGCAATCCGTGGATGTCCGCAGCGGTGTGGTGGAAGTCAAGGCCCGCTTTAACTTCAGTGTCGAGAATGCCGGTATCCGTGAGCAGGCCTTCCGCTTGCCGGCCGGTGCGACCGGCGTGCAATTCTCCGGAGATGCCGTCGCGGATGCGTTTGAAGGGGAGGCGCATCAATGGTTGTTGAAGCTCAACCGCAAGATGGTGGGCGCCTTTACGGTGGAGCTCTCCTACCATCTTCCGACGCCAAACCAGCCCGACCAGATCGTGGTGAACGGGGCGGAAGTACTCGAAGTGAACCAGCAGACGGGTTATCTTGCGCTTGTACCGCATGGGCGCATTCAATTGGAGCCGCTGCAATCTGTGGATGCCTTGCAAGCGGCCGAGGCACATATGGTCGAACCCAAGCTCCGGGGAGACCTTCCTGTCGGTGAAGCATCGCATGTTTACCGGATTCTAGAGTCGGGTTTCACGATCGGACTCGGGGTGAAACGTCACCAAATCGCCGACCTTGTGCCTGCTCAGGTCAAGGAATTGAAACTGGTTTCGACTTTGTCAGGTGCGGGTTCGATGTTGACGCAGGCGACGCTCAAGCTCGATCCGGGTGACAAGCGTATGTTGCGCATCACCTTGCCGGTGGGTAGTGAATTCTGGTTTGGCTTCGTGAACCAACAGAGTGTTTGGCCCTGGCGTGAGGGTGAGGATGTTCTTCTACAACTGGAAGCGAATCCCATCGAAGGGAAGGATACGGTGGTTGAGTTTTACTATGCCACGAATCCTGTTCTGGCTCCCAGTTCCAAGTTAAGGGCGAGTCTGCGCGGTCCGAAGTTGGACCTGCCACTTGAGAATATTTCATGGACGCTTCATTATCCGGAAACCTGGAATGTGAGGGATTGGGACGGAAATCTGACGATCGAGCAATTCGGCGGCGAGGGGGCTTCATTTTCCGATTTGAATGACTACCTGCGGGTGGAAATGAAAAGCCGGATGCAGCAGAAGTTCCAGGCGGAGAGTTTGCTCGATGAAGCGAACCAGTTGCTGGAGCAAGGGAAACAGGAGCAAGCTCGAAAGGCGTTTTCCAATGCGTTCAATCTTTCGCAGTCGGACGATGCCCTCAATGAAGACGCGCGCGTGCAGTTGAAAAATGTGCGGGAGGAACAGGCCCTGGTCGCGCTGGCGAATCGCCGGAACAGCTTCATTAATGAGAACGCCATGTTCCAAGATGCTGCGCCGCAGGTTGAGATCGAGGAGTCGCAATTGCTCAATTATACCGATCAACTTGTCAAGGGGGTCTTGAGTGGCAACTCCGAGGAGGAGAACCACACCTTGCGTCTGTTGGCCGCACGCTTGATTGATCAGCAGCAGGCGACTCCGGCCAATCCTCAAGCCATTAACACGATCCTTCCGCAAGAGGGCAAGACGGCGACTTTTATCCGCTCCCTTCAGATCAATGACCGTGCAGACTTGGTCATCGAAATGGAAGGCACTCGGCAGAGCAAGCGAGCCGGATTGCCATGGCTCGGTTTGCTATTGCTGGCTACCTTGTGTGTTTCGGTTGCATACGGTGTGAGTCGAAAGGATGCCTGAGCTGGCTCAACTCAGCCCATATGGTGTCTGATTGTCCATATGCATGAAACGCTCAGAGACATCATTGAGCGCATAGCGAAGATTGGAGAAATGGTCTGCGATGCTGCGGTAGATGTCATGCGTTTCCGAACTTTGGCTTTTGGGATGTTGTGCGGCTGAATTGAAGGAGCATCGACCGACGTCTTCGTAGAAGTCGAGACCGGGTGCGCCGCGTCGGCGGCTTCGCTCGTGCAAGTAGGCGGGAAACATGCCGGTGAGGAACAACAGGTAATTGCCGGCCCGGACATAGAGCTCAAACTGGCGCTCCCGTGGGCTCCGTTCCAGTTTGCTGAGCCAGTCGACGAGATAGAAGATCGTTTGCCCATTGATCCTGTGATGGCTCAGTTGCTGGTCGAGGATACCTGACACATAGTCGGCCAGGTCGGCGTCATCGAGGCCCGATTGCTTGAGACTATGACGTGTGAGCAGGTAAAAATACAGTCGTGAACTCAGCTGCAGATGCTCCGTGCTTTCCAGTACGGTCTGCAGGAGCCTCGGGTGGTCGAGAATTTCGTCCACCGTGAAGGGGTCCGACAGGAGTTGGAGTAGTGCTTCGGACTGGGCGGGGGTCTCGCTCAGGCAGGCGATAATGAAGTCAAGATCGCCGAGTGTCAGGTGCTTGCGAAAGCCGAGTGCGATACTATCCATAACAAGTCAGGGAGGAGCTTAATCGATGCCAAATTCTTTTGCAAGTGGCTGACTCTCTGGTCGATCGCTCCGGGCAGACGCGCTTTCCGGATTGCATTTACCGAAAGCTAGGTATACTTATTTAGAATCATTCCAAATTAAGTATGTCTACGGAAGCACAGCAGCAACAGAACTGGACTCTCGGCCTAGCGGCCTTTCTACAGGCGAATGCCGAAGTGGAGGCGCTCCGGGTGGATGCCACCCGCCATACGGTCGAAATTGCGACGATGGGTGAAGTGGATATAGATCTGCTGCGCAACCGTTTAGCGGAAACGATTGAGCAGATCGAAGCCGGACAGGCAGTCGATGCTTCGGTGGGGATCGAGGTGCATACTGAGGAGAATGGCGAGATCAAGCTGCAGAAGCCGACCTGTCTAACCGCACCCCGTTTTTGGACCTGGCGTAAAATCGAATGGCCGACGGAGCATCCGGAAGAGGAGGAGCATGAGGACTGGCGTGTTCTGGGGGTACTGGCAGGCGCCTGTGCCGTACTAGGGCTGACCGGCTGGGGGCTGGGGCATTTTGCGACGGTGCCGGTCTGGGTTCCGGTCGTTTTCTTTATAGGTGCGATGCTAGCCGGCGGATGGGATGCGATCGGCGATGTCAAGGAAGGCCTGCCCAAAGGTGAGCTGGATATCCATTTCCTGATGCTGGCGGTTGCGGTGGGTGCGGCTTGCATTGGCGCATGGGCGGAAGGCGCTCTGCTGCTCTTTCTCTTTTCGTTCTCCGGGGCCTTGGAAGAATTTGCCATGCACCGGACTCGGCGGGAGATCGACAGTTTGTTCGAGTCGGCCCCGAAACGCGCCATCATCGTGGACGCGCAGGGCGACGAACGGGAGGTGCCGGTGGAGGAGGTCAAGGTCGGCATGCGGGTTCGGGTCAAGCCCGGCCAACAATTCCCGGTTGATGCGGTTGTTTTGGAAGGAAAGACTGCGGCGGATGAGTCCAACCTGACCGGTGAGGCCAATCCGGTCTCCAAGATGCGGGGAGACGAAGTCTTCAGCGGAACCTTGAATTTATGGGGTGCGGTCGAAGCCCGGGCTTCGAGACCCGTGGGGGAAAGTGCCTTGAACAAGGTGATTCGTCTGATCAAGGAGGCGCAGCACCTGAAGGCGCCGAGTCAGCGCTTTACGGATCGTTTCGGGACGGGGTATACAATCGGGATTCTCAGCCTGACCGCATTGATGTTCTTCGTCTGGTGGTTGGTTTTGGGGATTCGTCCTTTTGCCAACACCGAAGCCGGCTATTCATCTTTTTACCGGGCGATGACCTTGCTGGTGGTGGCCAGCCCTTGTGCCTTGGTGCTTTCGATTCCCTCTGCGATCCTGGCTGCGATTGCCTGGGGGGCTCGCCATGGTGTGCTGTTCCGCGGCGGGGCGGCGATTGAGAAATTGGCCGAGGTCGACATGGTCGCACTGGATAAGACCGGCACCCTGACAACCGGCGAGATGGAAGTCGACCGGGTGGAGAGCTTCCCTCCGGGGCGCGAGCGTGAAGCGGCGGAGTTAGCCTATTCGCTGGAATCGCACGGTTCGCATCCCATCGGTCGTGCGATCAAGAAGTACGGCCAGGCCCAGGGGCTCGCGAAGCATGAGATCGACGATTTCCAAGCCATGAGTGGGAAGGGCGTGCAGGGGCGCGAGGGGGATGCCCTCTGTGTGCTGGGGCGCCGTGAATTGTTGGAGGAAGGGCCGTTGGCTGAATGGATTCGTGAGGTGCCCGAGCCGGAGCCTGAATTTGCCGAGAATTGGATCATCAAGGATGACCTCATCGGGCGCATCTTGCTGAAGGACCAGATCCGTCAGGAATCAAAGCCGATTCTGGGGCGCTTGCAGGCACGTGGCCTGCGTTCGGTCATGCTGACCGGTGACCGTCGGGGGTCGGCGGAATCGGTGGGGCGTGCCATCGGTATTTCCGAGGTCCGTGCGGGGCTCAAGCCGGAGGACAAGGTGGCCGCCATCCGTGAG
Above is a window of Coraliomargarita parva DNA encoding:
- a CDS encoding cation-translocating P-type ATPase, yielding MSTEAQQQQNWTLGLAAFLQANAEVEALRVDATRHTVEIATMGEVDIDLLRNRLAETIEQIEAGQAVDASVGIEVHTEENGEIKLQKPTCLTAPRFWTWRKIEWPTEHPEEEEHEDWRVLGVLAGACAVLGLTGWGLGHFATVPVWVPVVFFIGAMLAGGWDAIGDVKEGLPKGELDIHFLMLAVAVGAACIGAWAEGALLLFLFSFSGALEEFAMHRTRREIDSLFESAPKRAIIVDAQGDEREVPVEEVKVGMRVRVKPGQQFPVDAVVLEGKTAADESNLTGEANPVSKMRGDEVFSGTLNLWGAVEARASRPVGESALNKVIRLIKEAQHLKAPSQRFTDRFGTGYTIGILSLTALMFFVWWLVLGIRPFANTEAGYSSFYRAMTLLVVASPCALVLSIPSAILAAIAWGARHGVLFRGGAAIEKLAEVDMVALDKTGTLTTGEMEVDRVESFPPGREREAAELAYSLESHGSHPIGRAIKKYGQAQGLAKHEIDDFQAMSGKGVQGREGDALCVLGRRELLEEGPLAEWIREVPEPEPEFAENWIIKDDLIGRILLKDQIRQESKPILGRLQARGLRSVMLTGDRRGSAESVGRAIGISEVRAGLKPEDKVAAIREYSESGYKVAMVGDGVNDAPSLAAAYVSVAMGARGSDAALEQSEVVLMKDRIDNFLAAIELSGRARVVIRQNLAIALGTVVFMAGAAIFGLVPLSVGVFAHEGSTVVVCLNSLRLLFAKSNLSDHQIEQE